A window from Zingiber officinale cultivar Zhangliang chromosome 7A, Zo_v1.1, whole genome shotgun sequence encodes these proteins:
- the LOC122001109 gene encoding 50S ribosomal protein L21, mitochondrial-like has protein sequence MAGRCLGTLARHVRARLISTAALEIPQTSVILRSLDLAINPGSPLNLQHAPVRVRSLSLIRVASPRFFSSRPTNSSDEEEDDAEYEEGDEEYEEEETEHTLGPKSIGQSGKTEEEKVAEAAEIGYKVIGPLDSSENPFKSYEPYFAVVQIGSHQFKVSNGDSIFTERLKYCEVNDKLNLHRVLMLGSKTQTIIGRPMVPEAVVHAVVEEHALDAKVIIFKKKRRKNYRRTKGHRQELTKLRITDIQGIDKSEIAATVA, from the exons ATGGCCGGCCGATGCCTTGGCACTCTCGCCCGGCATGTACGGGCTCGTCTCATCTCCACTGCTGCTCTGGAGATCCCACAAACCTCCGTGATCCTTCGATCCCTCGATCTCGCAATCAATCCAGGCTCACCTTTGAATCTCCAACACGCTCCAGTGCGAGTCCGCTCTCTCAGTTTGATTCGTGTCGCTAGCCCTCGCTTTTTTTCTTCCCGTCCAACGAATTCTTCAGACGAGGAGGAAGATGACGCTGAATACGAAGAAGGAGATGAGGAGTACGAGGAAGAGGAGACAGAACATACATTAGGTCCAAAAAGCATCGGACAAAGTGGAAAAACAGAGGAAGAGAAGGTTGCAGAGGCGGCTGAGATTGGATATAAGGTGATCGGCCCACTGGATTCGTCGGAGAATCCGTTCAAGTCATACGAACCATATTTCGCTGTTGTTCAG ATTGGTTCCCATCAGTTCAAAGTCAGCAATGGAGATTCCATTTTCACTGAAAGACTCAAGTACTGTGAGGTTAACGATAAG TTAAACTTGCACAGAGTTTTGATGTTGGGATCAAAAACACAAACAATTATTGGTAGGCCAATGGTACCTGAAGCCGTGGTGCATGCTGTTGTTGAAGAACAT GCTTTAGACGCAAAAGTtatcatattcaagaaaaaaCGAAGAAAAAATTACCGTCGAACCAAGGGCCACCGCCAG GAACTCACTAAGCTGAGGATCACCGATATACAAGGCATAGACAAATCAGAAATTGCTGCAACTGTTGCTTAA